The Topomyia yanbarensis strain Yona2022 chromosome 3, ASM3024719v1, whole genome shotgun sequence nucleotide sequence agactgataaaatggGTCTGTTGGACCCTGTTGTGTTGGTTTCTTAGGTCTGGCGATTTCCAGGTTCGTCATGCGACGAGTCGGTAAGTAAAAGTCAATCGAACGAATCTAAATAGCGGCTACCAGAGATTGCCGGAATAATTGCACGAAATGATCAGGCGCACAGGGATCCGGAAATCAATTCAAATAAGTCGGGGAATCCGCACTACTACACTTTATTGAAACAATTCTAGCTCGAATAACTGGTTATATTTCAATCAAACGATCCGTTCACGATGGCGATATATTTCAAACTACTAACTTCCCTTTCAGTACAGCATTCGTTGGCTACCGTCTTATTAGTTTGTATGCATGTATgcgaaaattataattttcccTTTGAGGGTTCGGCACCCATGctataaaataaacgaattcaaACATCCACCCCACCTTGAaatacaatatttcaaaattatttctacAGGCTACCTTATTCCATAAGTGAACTATGCACTGATTGCTATAATAATAATTTCCCTTTTGCTATGACTGCTACCACCGCACTATCACTAACACTATGATTTACAATTCAATGACAGTtcatataaaaaaatcattctaaaaCTACAAAGTTGTGTTTACATCATTCCACGTGctacaataaaattatcttctgaGGTTGGTTCCTCCATGGTTCTTGCTGTCTCCTCTTCTTCGATGGACTGGTTGTGGGTTGACTGTCCTTCCTCCGTCGACTGCTCGGCATTTTCGACTGGAAgcaggcatatttttgttattgGACGCCTGACGATACCTCTGCTGGTTCTGAGCGACACAACACGGCTGAGGGAATCTTCTCCTGGATGCAACGCGACGATTCTTGCAAGCGGCCACTTAACTGGAATTTGATGTTCGTCGACAATTACAACCATCTTTCCGGGTAGAAAATCGGTGTTCGGGTTACACATTTTCGTGGTGCGCTGTAGTTCTTGTAAGTATTCCGTTCTCCAATGATGCCAAAACTGTTGATTCAATTGTTGCAGGTGCTGGTAGTGATCTAATCTCCTTAGAGCTATATGCCGTATATCGGGCTCTGGTAGAACATGAAGACTTGCTCCTATTAGGAAATGCGCAGGCGTTAAGCATGATAGATCGCTTGGATCTTCCGTCATTGGGACCAGCGGACGTGAATTCATGCTGGCTTCAATTTGTGAAAGTAGCGTCGTCATATCCTCGAAATTGAGTCGAGTATTTCCCAGTTGTCGATACATCTGCTTCTTGGCCACCTTTACCGCCGCCTCCCACAGACCACCGAAGTGGGGAGCTTTTGGTGGATTCATGTGCCAGGTAATGGATTCCCTCGTACAGGTTTGTTCGATTACACTTCGCTTGTCCCAAAGCATTCGTCGTATCTCATCGAGTTCATTTTTTGCTCCTTCAAAGTTTTTACCGTTGTCGGAGTATATGTCACTTGGCCGACCGCGACGGGCGATGAACCGACGAAGTGCACAAAGAAACATTTGAGTCGATAGATCGCCGACCAGCTCGATATGGACGGCCTTtgtacaaaaacaaataaatatgcagaTGTACGCCTTAATCGCGGCTGCACGTTTGTATGGAGGTTTCAGGTACACTGGACCCGCAAAGTCGACGCCGGTAATGGTAAATGGTCTGCTAGCGGTGACACGATGAGCTGGTAGTTGCCCCATCTGTTGAGCTGCTGGAACAGGACTGGCTCGAACACAACGTAAGCAGTTTCGCAGCACACTCCGGACTAATCTCCTTCCGTTGACGGGCCAGTAGGTTTGCCTTATCGTAGCAAGCGTGGCCCGACCCCCACCGTGAATTAACATTAGGTGATAGGCCTTGGCAATCATGAGAGCATAGGGATGGAAGTTCGGTAGGAGGGCTGGATGCTTGGAAATGTATGGCTGTTCCGATAAACGTAGCCTCCCTCCCACTCGGATGGTACCTTCTGAGTCTAGGAATGGGCATAGTGAGCGTATGTTTGAATGTTTGGAAAGGGGTTTGCCGGATTTTAAATCGCGAATCTCTTCTTTAAAGGCATCTGCCTGGGCCAGTCGTACGAGGAGAGCATTTGCGGCTGCTGTTTGCTTTACGGTTAGTATGTGGCTGGGTGGGAGACTAACTATGGGACCTGGTTGTGTGCGTGCTTTAGATCTGACATTGTGCACGAACTTGAGGCAATATGCGATAATGTGAACCAAACGACTGTAGCTGGAACACAGTTCAAAAAAGGGATGGTGTGCTGGGTGTGACCTGACAACTGCTACCATATGATGCCTTCTGCGCTCGGATCCATGTTCGGGATAATCTGGAATTTGAGACTTTGGCCATCGATCCTCTGGTACAGATAGCCAATCTGATCCGTGTTTCCACAGTATACTGGTTATGAACTCTCTCACATCCATTCCCCTCGAAATCAAATCTGCAGGATTTTCTTTGCCAGCTACGTGGTTCCATTGTGCTCCCTGCGTCGTTGTCTGTATTTCCGAAACTCGATTGGCGACGAAAGTTTTCCATGTGTTTGGCGGTGCTCTAAGCCACTGAAGGGTAACCATGGAATCGGACCAGAAGTATGTTCCAAACACATCGATGTTGAGGGCTTGACGTACACAACTGTAAAGCTTGGCAGCTAAATCTGCTGCGCATAACTCAAGGCGAGGAAGCGTCACCCTTTTCAAAGGGGCAACGCGGGATTTTGAGGCGAGTAGCTCCACACGAATGTTGCCAGTTGCATTGATGGACCGTGCGTAAATGCAGCAACCGTAGGCCTTCTCTGAGGCATCGGAAAATATATGCAACTGTATACTGGCGTCTGGTAGTAAGGCATAGCGGTCTATGCGAAACTGAAACAACTCTTGGAGCTGCTGAACATATTTCATCCAATTTTTCTCTACAGTTTCAGGAATTTTATCATCCCATCCGCAAGGAAGTGACCATAATTGTTGAATAATCATTTTACCACGGATAACAACAGGTGAAACTAAGCCGAGTGGATCAAACAATCGAGAAATGGTGGAAAGTATCGACCGTTTTGTTGGCTTTCCAGTTCCCAATTGCATTTCAGTATCAAAGCGCAGCGTATCCTTTTCTGGTTCCCAACATACTCCTAAAGTTTTCACTGTTTCGTCAGCATCAAAACGATGTGAATCTCGCACGGCAGTCTGATCGGTGGCTAAATCTTCTAGTACTTGTAGCTTATTTGATGACCATTTTCGCAGGGGGAATCCTCCTTTCGCCAGTAACTCAATGAGCTCGTCTCGCATGTGTATCGCTTCTTGTATGGTTGATGCGCCTCCAATAAAATCATCAACATAAAAACCTTTTCGCAATGCCGGCCCGCCCCTGGGGTAAGCGTTACCTTCATCACTGGAAAGCTGTTGAAGTGTACGTGTGGCTAAAAATGAAGAGGGGGCCATTCCGTACGTAACGGTTAATAGCTCATAAATCTGCACAGGCTGATCAGGACTGAAACGCCAAAGAATTCGTTGCGTAGGGGTATCCTCGGGGTGCATCATAACCTGGCGGTACATTTTCTCTATATCCGCGACGAGGGCGACAGGGTAGGTTCGAAAGCGCAATATAATCGAGAGAAGGTCATCTTGTACGACAGGGCCTACAAGCAGTGCATCATTTAAGCTAAACCCCGAGTTTGTCTTCACTGATGCATCAAACACAACGCGGACCTTGGTGGTTGTACTCGAGTCCTTGACGACAGGGTGATGTGGGAGGTAACATGCTATTGGAGCAGAATCTTTGTTTTGAACAGGTCGCATATGGCCCAAAGCAAGATATTCCGACATAAAACGATGGTATTCGCCCTTTAGCTCCGGAGATTTTTCTAGTCGTCTTTCCAGCAGTTCGAATCGTCTTCTAGCAATCGCTTCTGTCTCGCCTATCATAGTCTCAAAGTTTGTGTGACGTGGAAGGCGGACTATGTATCGTCCATCGGGCATTCTCGAAACAGTTTTGATATAAAACTCCTCACATTTTTTCTCATGGGGCGATCGATCCGATCTGATAGGTAACTCTTCTATTTTCCAGAATTTTTCCAGGTTTTCGTGAAGCGAATTCAATGAGACCGTCGTAATATTGCAAGAGATGGCATTGCTCACTGCTGGCTCGACGTTTAGGGCACCGGACACGAGCCACCCAAAAACACTGTCAACAAGAAATGGTAATGATTTGGACAACTCAATTCTGGCGGAGGATGTGAAAAATGTGAAGAAGTGCTCATTGCTGATCAGCAAATCAACCTCACTGCTACGGTTGAATTCAGGGTCAGCCAAAAGGACGTCGTCGGGAATCTTCCAATTTTCAATGGAAAAGGTTTGCGCCGGCAGTTTCGGGGTAATTTTCTCGAGAATAATAAAGTCAATGTTAGTTGTGAATTGTTTCCTTCTGGAACGGATCTGTGTTGTGACAGACTCTGTTGCCAGTTTTGGATGTCCCCCAACTCCATTCACGAGCATGTTTACTTTGCTCCGTCTTAACCTGAGTAGTTGAGCCATTCTTTCCGTCATCAG carries:
- the LOC131687143 gene encoding uncharacterized protein LOC131687143, with amino-acid sequence MDANARKHRATVRRNILLTSLDRALEFLDEYNEERDKFEVALRLEDLTEIRRALEDVQSTLEELETSEEGMGTNQEHRSSFERQFYRIKAGLISKLPVPVIPNDQIPQPILPRGPSAIRGLKLPSISLPEFSGDYQDWRVFFDTFHALIHTNPDLPDIQKFHYLRASVKGEAAQLIESVDISAADYASTWDMLVNRYSNEYLMKKRRLQALFDIPRMECETATSLHKIVDVFERHVKGLNQMGEPTDQWSTILEHLLCTRLHDDTLKAWEDHASILRQPTYKNLVEFLHRRNRVLESISVNHQFIASQPVVCSHVSTSKFAARNNPPSYASNNVLKCHACEQRHPLLKCFKFSKMSPVDRLNVINSKRLCLNCFRATHFVRDCPSQESCRVCGKRHHTMIHPGYDESQPRSMYTDSRSARTPTHASVNVTQYEEDQAETVISATTTVSQPDALCCVSLRAREKNVCMPTAVVSVVDCYGKEHFARAILDSASQANLMTERMAQLLRLRRSKVNMLVNGVGGHPKLATESVTTQIRSRRKQFTTNIDFIILEKITPKLPAQTFSIENWKIPDDVLLADPEFNRSSEVDLLISNEHFFTFFTSSARIELSKSLPFLVDSVFGWLVSGALNVEPAVSNAISCNITTVSLNSLHENLEKFWKIEELPIRSDRSPHEKKCEEFYIKTVSRMPDGRYIVRLPRHTNFETMIGETEAIARRRFELLERRLEKSPELKGEYHRFMSEYLALGHMRPVQNKDSAPIACYLPHHPVVKDSSTTTKVRVVFDASVKTNSGFSLNDALLVGPVVQDDLLSIILRFRTYPVALVADIEKMYRQVMMHPEDTPTQRILWRFSPDQPVQIYELLTVTYGMAPSSFLATRTLQQLSSDEGNAYPRGGPALRKGFYVDDFIGGASTIQEAIHMRDELIELLAKGGFPLRKWSSNKLQVLEDLATDQTAVRDSHRFDADETVKTLGVCWEPEKDTLRFDTEMQLGTGKPTKRSILSTISRLFDPLGLVSPVVIRGKMIIQQLWSLPCGWDDKIPETVEKNWMKYVQQLQELFQFRIDRYALLPDASIQLHIFSDASEKAYGCCIYARSINATGNIRVELLASKSRVAPLKRVTLPRLELCAADLAAKLYSCVRQALNIDVFGTYFWSDSMVTLQWLRAPPNTWKTFVANRVSEIQTTTQGAQWNHVAGKENPADLISRGMDVREFITSILWKHGSDWLSVPEDRWPKSQIPDYPEHGSERRRHHMVAVVRSHPAHHPFFELCSSYSRLVHIIAYCLKFVHNVRSKARTQPGPIVSLPPSHILTVKQTAAANALLVRLAQADAFKEEIRDLKSGKPLSKHSNIRSLCPFLDSEGTIRVGGRLRLSEQPYISKHPALLPNFHPYALMIAKAYHLMLIHGGGRATLATIRQTYWPVNGRRLVRSVLRNCLRCVRASPVPAAQQMGQLPAHRVTASRPFTITGVDFAGPVYLKPPYKRAAAIKAYICIFICFCTKAVHIELVGDLSTQMFLCALRRFIARRGRPSDIYSDNGKNFEGAKNELDEIRRMLWDKRSVIEQTCTRESITWHMNPPKAPHFGGLWEAAVKVAKKQMYRQLGNTRLNFEDMTTLLSQIEASMNSRPLVPMTEDPSDLSCLTPAHFLIGASLHVLPEPDIRHIALRRLDHYQHLQQLNQQFWHHWRTEYLQELQRTTKMCNPNTDFLPGKMVVIVDEHQIPVKWPLARIVALHPGEDSLSRVVSLRTSRGIVRRPITKICLLPVENAEQSTEEGQSTHNQSIEEEETARTMEEPTSEDNFIVARGMM